In Planococcus citri chromosome 4, ihPlaCitr1.1, whole genome shotgun sequence, the genomic window TGATTTGAGGTAAACGTGTCGTAAAGTTGAGAAAGGTGTTTGTTCAATATTTCTGCCTTTGTTGCGCAGATATCTTTCTGTGTTTCTAGCGATTTCATTTGTCTGATGAGGTAACTTTGTTTTCGGAGTTGTAAGTGTAAATTTTTCGCCGTTTCGGACTCTTTTGTTGCATTGGATTCTTCGATATTGATTTCGCTCGATGATGTTGATTCTAAAACTTtcgttaattttatttcaagatcGATCACCTTCGAGTAGATTTCTCGTATTGTATTGAAGCAGGTGGACACTATCGACTCATTTTGGGTGCTGGTTTTCAATTGGGTTTCATATGATTTCACGTTCTCGTAAACTGATGTCAAATGATCGTAATATATTTTTGCTTCGAGCACGGTAAGCTTCCGATTTGATACTTTGTTTTCCAAATCGTCGATTTGACTTGCAAAATCTTCAACGCTTTTGGTAATAGATGCTCCCATGATACTTTTTAAACGATATTTTCTAAGTGTAAATTGTCACCGATCACCGAAGAACTTTCAAAATACACTACTTACTACTTAACAACACTTGAACGCGAGATAAATACTTAGGTagtggtaaaaattttcagatcgatGAAGAACAGTTACTCgcgtaataagtaggtaattaacgaatgtaggtaggtactttgaacaATGTTATCATTTAAAAAGCAGCACTCAATCAATACTTAGTACGCACTACAATGAACGTTTTTACATTTTACTACTTTTGTTATTCTGACGAAACTGAAACTGTGATCCCTGGTCCATATCCAATACCCGAACTACACGTCATGTTATAAAAGAGGATCTGTAGTTTGGTGGTGGTGTTTTACTCGGAGAGTAAAGGGCAATGTTGAAACAGATGATGCAGGATGAAGAGAATATAAAATGGGGATAGGTGGAGAGTGAATAGAGACAGTATGCGTTAACAAGAACCTCTACTGTAGCCTAAAGCACTATAAAGGGAAGTACTCGCATACGCCATCTTGGATCCAGTTTACGGTAACGGACGTTATCAGCCATAAGaatacatacaatttttcgcggaaaaactgcaaatttttcgattgttcgcgagttttggtgaacttttaattagtcttaaattaaagccaatgaaattccctatcgattgatacTAATTCTTCATCATTTAGAGgaaaattaacgatttaatgaatactttTCTTTACCGCATTTTTCATACCATATATGCCAACTTTTTCAGTAAAACTATGCATACTTGaatatatcaaaatgttcggTATTtcttcctctttaaaatgattttttacccaAAGCTGTAGaagcaaccgttcaaaagtattcgaagtttgaagttgcgaaaacaaggcaAAACCCAGCTACGGacagtaagtattgaactttgaactaaaattactcgaaattttcagtggacacctaggtattttaatatatcaaaatgttcggTATTTCTTCCtctttaaaatgcttttttaccgaaagctctaccttcaaccgttcaaaagtaattgatgatcaaagttgcggaaataGATTATTCATCAACACATTGTTTGaattgataacagtgataacacaatttgaacattttggtgaCATTATCTTCAattacttttgaacggttgaaggtagagctttcggtaaaaaagcattttaaagaGGAAGAAATAccgaacattttgatatattaaaatacctaggtgtccactgaaaatttcgagtaattttagttcaaagttcaatacttactgtCCGTAGCTGGGTTTtgccttgttttcgcaacttcaaacttcgaatacttttgaacggttgcttCTACAGCTTtgggtaaaaaatcattttaaagaggaagaAATAccgaacattttgatatattCAAGTATGCATAGTTTTACTGAAAAAGTTGGCATATATGGTATGAAAAATGCGGTAAAGAaaagtattcattaaatcgttaattttcCTCTAAATGATGAAGAATTAgtatcaatcgatagggaatttcattggctttaatttaagactaattaaaagttcaccaaaactcgcgaacaatcgaaaaatttgcagtttttccgcgaaaaattgtatgtattCTTATGGCTGATAACGTCCGTTACCGTAAACTGGATCCAAGATGGCGTATGCGAGTACTTCCCTTTATAGTGCTTTACTGTAGCCCATCTCTagccaaaaaaatctgtattatATGTGAAACATGGTTGCTGTCCATGGTACTTACTACCTGAGttgacctttttttattttttcttcagtgGCCTATTGTCCacttaaaaaaacatttttccttCATTCTCGCTCAGCCAAGAACTCTGGCTGAACTAACTTTGATAGATGGACAGAgcatgtaaaatttaaaattgattgtcGAAATTCATTAtctacataaatttgaaaaattagctccaTAAATTTAGTAATAACAAACCAtcttaaggttttttttttagtctagcctaatcaaaaaattgaatcgaagcTTTCAAATCACTGGGTACAAATTTTATTCCATCATCAGTCATACTCATTCGAAAATGAACTTGAGGGAGAACAGAATTCACAAAAACTGGTTCGCAAAATAATCACGactcgtactcatttttttccgtGCTGTCCACACTTCTGGAAAACCTATAGAAAAAGtagaaaagtcagggaatttcagaaatttcgagcaatttttactCAAAGTCAGGGAATCTTTTGAAAGTGTTCATCAGTAATTTCTTAGGCTAATAATTCTAGTAGTTTTATTGTATtcatttcggaaaaaatttccctcgcaTTGCTCGGGTAATTTTGTTTAGTTCAGGAATGGAACCGAACgcattgaaaaatgtgaatttttttatacgaaggaggggtaattttaaaaacacggtgtttttattttgaaaaaaaaggtctggaaaaatggaaaaattatcctggaaaacttggaaaagtcagggaaaatcatttttagaaacGAGTGGACTGTTTTCCCAAAAAAAGCAACTGTAgtcagcaaaaaaattcaaaaaagtgacaaaacatgggCAAATATCAACATTTAACATTTCAAAACAGATAAAAAAAACCACTGATAAAACCAGAACTTTTCAGTactcattaaaattcaaaattgaattcgtacgtaaaaatttgcataatttcatgaaaaacccggacttttttgtctaaaaaaagtGGAACCAGACTATTTTGCGACTTTCTGAcgaaaaaacgagttttttttaaaaacaacttcTGACaacaaatgtgaaaatttttgcaatttgtggCAAAAAGAAATATTATTGACAATTACCACAAAAGGAAGAGCTTTTAagcaatttatggcaaaaaagcgacatattttgtacaatttttggaaaaaagtgagactttttggattttttttcaaacatctttAATTTTACAGGTAGCAAGCGATactttttgcagtttttagcaaaaaaagcgaaacttttgggtaattttagtaaaaaaaaaaaaaaaaaaaaaaaaaaaatggtaaaacttAGGTACTTTGGTgtaccaattttgataaaaagcgagaatttggttgaaaagaaggactttgataattttcgcAGAAAGCAAGACTCTTGTTTGAAActattgaccaaaaaagtgatattttcaattttgcaatttttgtcaaaacagttgaactattttgcaaATGTATTAATGAAAAGTGGGatgttttagtaatttttgacaaaaaagctaCTTTtgggtacctactcattttttaaaaaaaagatacctatacgtatttaaacaaattttgctaaaaatcgaactttttgtcaatttttcgccCAAAGCAAgacattttggcaattattgtCTAAGAAAAAAGATTCTTCGCGATTGCAGAAAATCCTACAccttttcgaagaattttcagctgaaagtactttcaagatttttgaaaaagtgccatgcgACAGATGAGTTACCTTCAGATTTTAGGAGGAATAGGAAAAttgctatcaatttttttggacatttttggaaaattacagcTACGAGTATAACAAACGTTTGATCGGTTTTCGTAAATTATCGAAGAAGAGATATGCGGTCTGTCAAAGTAGATTGACTGCCGAAATTCTGatccattttgatgggtcgtaggacacctttttcaaaaatatcgataatCATACCGGCgaattttaggctcaaaattcttcgaaatttcTCAGAAACAGTTTCgcagaaatatttgaatttcttgcaaaattttacctcatCTTTGGTCGCAGAGAGCGTTTTTGAATGATTCTGCAACAGTTCATTTCGACTTGAAAATGGATCGAGGAGCAACTTTATTAAATCGTTGCGTcaaatttcctcaattttcacaccaaaagactgtcattttttttgtaaaaaaatgagtcgaagaacaagatgttgaaaaattacgcaaaataatcgcaaaaagtgttcattttatatacttttatttacttttcaaattcgatatctagtacatacatattgaaatcttaaaatattgaaaattatctaaattattctagtATGTTTTAAGTCTAATAACTGTAATTATGCGTACCGCGTtcttagaaaatatttttaaactacCTACACGTACGTACTTACATTATTTCATTCGTTTAAATAAAGCTAGATCCAAATATATTATCATAATTGTATGAAGGGTCGTAGTAAGAATTATAATTAGATCGCGGATTTGCGTTTCGGTTGAAATAAGATTGTCTCGTTGAATTATTTGCTTGAGAATTATTACGAATGCAAAACTGATAGCGCCCGTTTATGGGATCACATGTCATGCATTTACAATAATTATTCTGTCTCTGGGTCTGGGATCTGTTTGCTGTCATGATTTCATCCAGTTTATTCTGAATGTTTCGTTGATCACGTTCGTATTTGTActtaaattcatcaaatttatcCTCAAGATCATATATAGAATCGTGCAAATCATTAGCTGTGTCGTCAAGGTGGTCATGAAGGGGGCTAAGGTTGATGTCGTATCCATTTCCATACCTATGACCAGTATTTCCGTAATATTCATTACGTCGTCTGTTCAATCCATTATACGAGTATCCACGTGCTCCTGAATTCACGAAGTACGAAGTTTCAAGATAAGACAACCTGCTATCCGTCAAATTTTCACAGGCGGATAATCTGAGTTCCAAGGATCGTAGTTTATTTTCCAGTTCCGATAACTTTGCTTGTTCTGAACGAACTCCCTGTTTTCGAgacaaacaataaaaattagaaCTCGTAtgattgataggtacctatatgtatagaAAATGCTTaagatggaaaaatcaaaacatcaatttgatttgagagaatcaattgatcaaatttcagaaatcgtGTAgagtttttaaaataggtacttagagTAAGAGAACCAAATATTTACCGTCAATCCTTGCGAAGAAGACTGTAATGGTCCAGTTGACGTTGATTCGACCATAGggaaaaattcgttcaatttcatTTGCAGATCAATCGTCTTCTTGTAGATTTCCCGCATTGCACTCAAGTACCTAGGCATCTGCTGATCGAAGTTATTCGAGCGGGTTTTCAAATCCATTTCATATTGTTtggtttttgtgaaaattgattctaGGTGGTCGTAGAATATTCCTGCTTGTGGTGGATTAAGCTGTCGGTTTGcaattttcttttccaaatcATCGATCTGGCTCGCGAAATCATTAATAGATGTCATCGGGTCGTAGAAtgccatgatttttttcttactgaTGGAACTagcacgaaaaaaatattcgaaaatgatCGCGATATAAATAATTGCACGTTATTATCAAACTACCTGGTAGATGAACCGACAAAACTAAATGACAACTTGATGATTCACAGTATGTACTAACACAGTAACACTGAAGTAAATGAAAACTGCTCTGGAATGTAGGAAGTAGGAACCAGGAACACATTACTTGACAGTTGACGGTTTCACCACATTGGGTAACCGGGTAGGTGGGGTAAGGCTGGAACCTGAAACTAGAACTAACTATTCAATTcaaacaaaaagtaattttgtgaCCTGCATGTAGGGGTAGTTCGGGAGGTGAAGAAACAATTCTTGGAATTTGGAAGTAAGTTGGAAGAGACTGAGAAGAATGagtaaatacaaataaataGTCGTTAGTGTTATAGATCGAACAATGAGAAAAGACAACAAAGAATACTAAATGTAAGTAAAACTCTGTGCTGTTTGTTGTCTAAAGTCTCCGCTTTGAGCGCCGAACAGTCGGTAGTGTTAATGTAGGTGAGTAGGTggataggtttaggtaggtaggtaggcacgTATTATTAATCGCAATTTTCAGTATGGTCTGTTGAcatttaaaactttgaattgaTAGCCAAACAgaaaagtaaataatttaatCTTTTATCATCGCTTTAGATTCTAGTAGTCTTGGCAAATCAAGTACGAAATCGGAAAAAATCCTGTAAACGATTTTATTGTTGAGAAAATATTCATAGGGGTCTCGTTCAACATTTCCAACAAAGTCAGCTATCTTACACCTGAAGATAGCCTCTGTAGAGGGCATCTTAAGTccacaatttcagtttttcgaaaatggctcaaaaaataCGCCATCTCTACGCAAAAATAGCTCAGACCAAAATTAATCAGCGtcaaattctctacaaaatgaaATGATAGGTACCAAACATGCGCCTCATaattgcacttttttgaaaaattcaaatttttctaaaaaaatcatatttttataattttttttctcaaaggagTGAAACCggaaagttataaaaaattttgcaacaataCTTCTGTCAAAAAAGAGCCCTTTTCCAATCCCATGCAAAACCACTATCTCATTCATAGCAAAACCGATCCGAAGTTCCCtaagttgtgaaaattgtgcACCTACAGTCGCATCTGTTTCTTGATCGATAGGTACTGACCAGAAAGAGGGTGAGGGGGGTGGTTGCGATCTTAGATAACTCGTATAGCACCACTCTTGAAACATCAACCCGCACCCTTTCTCACCCAGCGATCTTCATAATTTCATGGgttctcaaattttgacttctcaaatcgaaaataatgtcgttttacttgaaatttcccaaaataagGTCTCATCATTCCAAGCAAAACTGCTAGAAAGTCCaaacttttgctaaaaaaaaaaaaaaactagaaaacctatttttcataaaagattcgtaaataattttctcaatgtTTACCTAAATCggttcttcattttaaaaatgtacaattttgtcctgaaaaaatgaaaaattgtgattttttgagataatatattttttttgacttttaagaaCACTTGGGAAAAAACTGAGTTAATATCTTGGCATTAATTTAACAAATTGGCCTCTTCAACTTTTGGATATCAAGTCTGGCTTTTGAGaacccagaaaaaaatttgcctcACTgtcaatgaattaaaaaaaaatgcgatgaaTTCTCGATAAGTATTaagtcagacttttgaaaactttcgaaaaaagcCAATGTGAAGTAATAGATACTTTTTCGGGACCTGAAATTGTGTTAGTTTCGAGATTATTGCATTGAATCGTTAGGTTAGTCGAGACTCTACTAAGTCTCCCCCCCCTTCTCACACTGtatgaaaattgtttataaCGAGGCGAGATctagttagaattttttttgttgcagtttttcaccaaaaataagaCGTTGAAATTCTACCGAaacatgaaataatttttaaaacacttgaGAAGAGCCAATCTCATCGTTATAAAAATAGATTTCATGTAGAACAATATTGTcgttttttcttgaattataaaatgtgaaatattCTTTAGAATTTGAACATGAATGTCACAAAACATCACAACACAAAGATGAAAAGTTTcgcaaaatttcgatttcattttcatctcagTTTTCGCCCATATATCTTGGTTGGGATGcattctacaaaaaataacttttcaaaaatattttccccaTTGAATacaattttggataattttgaaaaaatgcttcattttaTCTGATAGTGAATTTTAAGAGGAACATTTTTGATTCTCGTGAATTTTCTTGTCCGATGAGCTATTATACAGAGTTGAAAGTGAATGAATTTCATGATTCTGCAAACTTTCAGAAATTCCGAAGCTAAATTTATGCATGAATTTAGCTTCGGAAATCAACATAACCTTATGGAGAGAATTAAGGAAAATCCTGAATTTACAAAATAAGTGATCactcgaattcatttttttcaaatataaccATCTAATTGTTTGGCCCAAATTCTCTCTCGAAAATAAACAGCTACTGTCTTCGTTTGGCTTGACGTCAGTTTTGCTCATCAACTTGATACCTTGAAAAGGCTACGACTTGGATTTTGAGAATAAATATCatagtttaaaaaatgatcacatcgatgaatattgaataatgcAATTctgaatgtgaaaaaatttttatattacaactttttgacttggaataaaatttaaagagtTATTCACACCCAAACTTTGCGAGTTCGCaataattcttgaatttttttagcaattttttgaacccaatgtttttttgaattttactcgtGGCTATAAAAGTTGTGGTGACTacatttgttcttttttttttgacaaacaaacaattttttggtcattttctacGTTGCGATATTTCATGTCGGTTTAAATTGactgaaataataaattatcaatttaccaaGTTGAACCATTTAATCGTAAAGTATCGATATCTTCGAATAATATAGCATAATATTCATTTGTTTGATTAACATAATAAGCTTATCTAGCAACATAACACTCAAAAACATGAACTGAGTAATTCAGAATCCAGACACTAAAAAGCTCAACTTCTCTTTAGTAACAAGCTTACGAAATTTAATGCTGGAACAATACCTACACGTAAATTACTAATTTGTAGAAGGTTGTGTTGAATTTggattttgttgttgttgactTAAGCCGGCCAGTGAATAATTCGTGGTGCCGACTTGATTCTGAAGTAATCGCTGTTGAGCCAAGATCGTTTGTTGTTGTAGTTGCTGCCACCGCAACTGTTGTAGCTGTTGCTGTTGATATAGTAATGTTGGTGGATTTGGTGTTGCTGGTACTAGTGATGGCGATGATGATGGTACTGATGGCAGTACTTGCTGCATCTGCAATGATGATATACTTGATGCAGGATTTGTCGTCATATTGGTCTGAAAAAAGGCAGTAGTATGTACAAATTCTCTCCGTTAAGTTTAATGGCAACTTTATAGTCATTTATTCGAAATAGAGGTTTAtcttcgtttgaaaaaattctcgtgatatttaaattcaatcaatcaatcatttatttgaaaaatttcaagaataatttcaagaatacaagataccccctcccccaatgcgcaaaaattcagtttataatgtgaaggggagggggtcagCCGGGTCACTATAACCAAGAATTATAAAATTCATCTCttgatatgtacctatgtaccagaaacaaaataattatttgacaTGGtgtgagataggtacctagtaattAGTATATAGGCCTAAAGttccaagatttgaaaaatgaatttgcaaacATCGTTATTTAGCTCGATgggaaattaaattattttaacgTCAAAATAGATTAAGTATTTACCAGTAAGCTTTTCCTTTGCCCGATGAGGAGACTTGCTGGACGTTTAGTTTCGGTCGATTCTGTTGGTTTTATGATTTTCTTCAGCTTCGTTTGAAGGTCGATCACTATTTGTTGGAtttctttagaaattttttgttgattttgaagAGAGTCGCCTTCGTCGACGTTAGCTTCAATCTGGATTTGATTTGAGATAAACATGTCGTATAGTTGAGAAAGGTGATTGTACAGTATTTCGGCCTTTGTTGCGCAGATATCATTCTGTGTTTCTAACGATTCCATTTGTCTGATCAGGTAACTTTGTTTTCGGAGTTGTGAGTGTAAATTTTTCGCCGTTTCGGACTGTTTTGTTGCATTGGTTTCTTCGATGTTGATGATTTCGCTTGCTGGTGCAGTTGATTCGGTCGACGATAGAACTTTCATTAATCTTATTTTAAGATCGATCGCATTCAAGTAGATGTCTCGTATTGTACTGAAGCAGGTGGGTGGCACTTCGGACTGATTCTCGCTGCTGGTTTTCAATTGGGTTTCATATGATTTCACGTTCTCGTAAACTGATGTCAAATgatcgtaaaatatttttgcttcgAGCGCGTTAAGCTGTCGATTTGATAATGCGGTTTCCAAATCGGCGATTTGATTTGCAAAATCATCAACGTTTTTGCTACTAAATGCCAtgatgtactttttgaaaatgtggagTATTATTTTCTAAATGTGAATTGTCACCGAAGAACTTTCAAAATACACTATTTACTAGTTACTACTCAACTACACTTGAACGCGAGGTGAATAAtggtataaatttaaatttcagatcGATGAAGAATACACATAAtatgttttaaacgtttttagTCTTCACTACTTTCGTTATTCTGACGAAGTGACGATACTAAAACTGTGATCCAATCTAAAGCCAAACCAATACCCGAACAGCGAACTACCTACAATATGTTTTGAAAGACAGAAAGAGGATCTGTAGGTTGGTGGTGATGCTTCGGTTGGAGGGTGGAGGGCAATGTTGATAGTATTGAAAGAGACAAAGAGATGGTGCAAGATGAAAAGAGTCTGAATGGGGATAGGCGGAAAGTGAGAAGAGACAAGGGTTGTCCAAGGTCCACGCTTTCAATGCAATTCTCactttacctatacttataataatgaaaatacaTTGTCTTTCGTTTTTCGTCGATCTCCGGAAGTCAGGACTCACAAGGGagcctcttgaggtgtcacactccgatttgaacgggactgcgatttttggaaagagcatagtctaaaaaccccaaaatcaaattttcagctgcccaagttcatttttcaatttttggcgaatttttgaaaattcaaaattgactgtttttggcgatttatgttttttttaaaagtacgttcttgatcaataaaaaatggtaaaaataagtcCCGAAAGTAATATTAATtgcccaaatccaaatttcaccatttccagccattctggagcctccagcgcgatttttcaatttctctagaattttgaatttgctccagaaggcgtgaatatgaagttgggcagctagaaatcgagttgtgtattatacttgacctgtttaacgagttcatccacattggagccgattttgagagtgacacctcaagtgtggttttttgaccagcttttttcaaaattaaaaaatccaaaaaatcaaaagataaccgtttgtaaagaaatttttgaaatttgtgcgaatcgctgtatttcttcaacaactaacccccggagcgcaaattttaccatttccagccgttttggagcgagagtgacacctcaaaaaaccactcctgAGGCAGAATGGCCTGCAACCGTGTTCATGTTCAATCGACgaagcgtgttgaaattggggtTCAAAgcaaattccagctttccaaTTTCATCGGGTAAAATTATGTGGAAATTTGAACACtcgaaaatctgttggaggctccacaactgctcaaaagggttcgaaaccatttccaatcgaatttttttgggggagggggggataAAAATAAGGTACATACCGAATTTCAGTCTTCTTGGTAAATTTGACAAGGTTTTGAttcgttgacatttttaaattgaagattttcaaaaatttactaaatatcAAACAATGCTCTTTAGCaccaaaattttggctaaagcGATGTGtttttggttccaaaatttgtttactACATTTATGATACCTTCCTTTTTACAAACGTATTTAGagatgctgagttcgaatatccaCGTGCCCCTTTTCTTCcatatttcatcaacttttcatCAGTGACGTTGCTAGGATTTTCTCAGGAGGGCCAAGTAAGATTTTTCAGTTgaggaaagtcaaaatttaagataattttgctcaaattattcgatttaatttcataaaaatgcagATAAAATTGTTGCGAAGGGGCAggagagattttttgaaaaattgtttcagtaagcaaaaaattctttatatttttgtaataagtaaaatttttatccGCTGGAGGAGGTCTTTCACTTTCTCCTTTTTCCTCTTGGCTAAATTCacgtcaaaaagcaaaaattttgcaatttcaacaaaaaatagtaatttttttggaattatttttggcaatcaaatcgtattttttcgccattcttttcaaaaaatcactgcaGTTCTtgggtaggtacaaaaaaaaaacaatatttttaatttacaaaaaagctagcatttttagtgattttcggcaaaaagcaaaatttgttggcaattttttctcagaatttttgaaattatttttttacggtttttaaagAATAGAATTTCcagagaaaaattttgtaacctTTTTATAAATTGAACTGCAAATAATTGTGATAGTTGATGTTGGGGAAAGTTTGACAGATGTAggtatcaaaaataattaatgaaaatctccttaattttttattgtttgtaaaattgatttgaacGAAAAGACGATACAGATTTAGATCCTCGTCACATACTTAATATATAATTTTCCTCAGAAAACTTGGTGAAAAAGGTGATAAAATAGacgttctcttttttttcttgattttgttGCGGGCTTGATTTTTCACAGATCCGTGatatcgtttgatgacctcatACAcgtgatctgattttgaaaaaatcgaagacccctcgtgcaaaaatccaccgatttggcatggaatggtCCATCAGTAGGTATTCAGTATTATTATATGTACTCCAAacgaatttcccaaaattccaaaatggaattcgatcaaaatcgaaaacctCGGCGCGGCGTTATTTTACCGG contains:
- the LOC135843802 gene encoding uncharacterized protein LOC135843802, producing the protein MAFYDPMTSINDFASQIDDLEKKIANRQLNPPQAGIFYDHLESIFTKTKQYEMDLKTRSNNFDQQMPRYLSAMREIYKKTIDLQMKLNEFFPMVESTSTGPLQSSSQGLTGVRSEQAKLSELENKLRSLELRLSACENLTDSRLSYLETSYFVNSGARGYSYNGLNRRRNEYYGNTGHRYGNGYDINLSPLHDHLDDTANDLHDSIYDLEDKFDEFKYKYERDQRNIQNKLDEIMTANRSQTQRQNNYCKCMTCDPINGRYQFCIRNNSQANNSTRQSYFNRNANPRSNYNSYYDPSYNYDNIFGSSFI
- the LOC135843800 gene encoding uncharacterized protein LOC135843800 — protein: MAFSSKNVDDFANQIADLETALSNRQLNALEAKIFYDHLTSVYENVKSYETQLKTSSENQSEVPPTCFSTIRDIYLNAIDLKIRLMKVLSSTESTAPASEIINIEETNATKQSETAKNLHSQLRKQSYLIRQMESLETQNDICATKAEILYNHLSQLYDMFISNQIQIEANVDEGDSLQNQQKISKEIQQIVIDLQTKLKKIIKPTESTETKRPASLLIGQRKSLLTNMTTNPASSISSLQMQQVLPSVPSSSPSLVPATPNPPTLLYQQQQLQQLRWQQLQQQTILAQQRLLQNQVGTTNYSLAGLSQQQQNPNSTQPSTN
- the LOC135843801 gene encoding putative uncharacterized protein DDB_G0282129, with product MGASITKSVEDFASQIDDLENKVSNRKLTVLEAKIYYDHLTSVYENVKSYETQLKTSTQNESIVSTCFNTIREIYSKVIDLEIKLTKVLESTSSSEINIEESNATKESETAKNLHLQLRKQSYLIRQMKSLETQKDICATKAEILNKHLSQLYDTFTSNQILIEGNVDDGDSLQNQQKISTDIQQMVIDFQTKLKKIIKPTESTGYKRPTLTEEQRKSLMTGMAHPSPTLPVSPLPLSSLSSSPSSSPSPPLQQQQQQQLQWENWPQGLNMQQQLQFLSAKQQFLQNQVGNSNGNSNSNSNSNPLVYWNRC